The Candidatus Dadabacteria bacterium genome includes the window CGGAAAAGACGGTGGAAAGGCGGCTTCACACCGCCGGGCTGCCCGAACCCGACCTGCTCATCAGGACGGGCGGGGAGATGCGGCTTTCAAATTTCTTCCTCTGGCAGTCCGCCTACACGGAAATCTACGTTACAAAAACGCTCTGGCCTGATTTCAGAAAACGCCACTTCGTAAAGGCGGTGGAAACCTTCATGCGGCGCGAAAGGAGATTCGGCCTCACAAAGCCCCGGCGGGGAGGGGCGCGTTGAAGGCGGTCTCCATACTCGGCTCAACCGGGTCTGTCGGGAGGCAGGCGCTTGAAGTAATAGAAAGGTTTCCCGACCGGTTCAAAGTAACCTCCCTGTCCGCCGGTTCAAACACCAAACTGCTCACGGAGCAGATGAAAAAATTCTCCCCCTCCGCCGTGTGCGTGGGAACAGAGGAGCAGGCGCGCGAGGTGGAGGCCGCCGCAGGCGGGAAAACGCGCGTTCTGTCCGGGAGGGAGGGGCTGCTTGAAATCGCCCGCGATGAATCGGACACGGCGCTTTGCGCGATAGTCGGCGGCGCGGGGCTCGCCCCCACCCTTGCCGCGGTGAGGGCGGGCAAGAGGGTCGCGCTTGCAAACAAGGAGGCGGTCGTGGCGGCGGGCGGGCTCATAATGGACGAGGCCAAGCGGAGCGGAGCGGAGATAGCGCCGGTTGACAGCGAGCACAGCGCGGTGTTTCAGTCCCTGCGGGCGGGAGGGGCGGCGCGGCGAATCGTCATCACAGCTTCGGGCGGGCCGTTCCGGAATTTCAGCGAAGAGCGGTTGCGCGGCGTTACGCCGCAAGACGCGTTGCGCCACCCCACATGGGAAATGGGAGATAAAATAACCGTGGACAGCGCAACCATGATGAACAAGGCGTTTGAAATAATAGAGGCGCGGTGGCTGTTTGACGTCCCGCCCGAAAAAATCTCGGTCTGGATACATCCGCAAAGCGTGGTTCACTCAATCGTGGAGTTTGAAGACGGCTCTTCCGTATGCCAGATGAGCGAGCCGGATATGCGCGTGCCCATCGCCTACGCCCTTTCCTTTCCCGAACGTTTGCCTCTCGGCTCTCCCGCCGTTACGCCGGAGCGCATGGGCGGCCTGTCTTTTGAGGAGGCGGACACCGGCAAAACCGCCGCGCTCGCGCTGGGGTTTGAAGCCCTGAGGGCGGGCGGAACCGCGCCCGCCGCCATGAGCGCCGCCAATGAGGAGGCGGTGCGGCTTTTTCTTGAAAACCGTATAAAATTCACCGACATAGTTGAGGTGGCCGCCGCGGTAACACGCGCCCACAAACCGCGCCCGGCGGACGGGCTGGAGGTTGTGGAGGAAGCGGCGCGGCGCGCCGCGGAACAAGCGCGGTCGGTCGCCTCGGAACTGCAACAATGAGCACGGCGGCGGCGTTTCTTTTCACCATAGGGCTTCTGGTATTCATCCATGAACTCGGTCATTTTCTGGTCGCGCGGTGGTGCGGGGTCAGGGTGGAGGCGTTCGCTCTGGGCTTCGGCCCCGCGCTGCTGAGTTTTGTGCGCGGAGAAACCCGCTACAGCGTGCGCCTTCTTCCGCTGGGCGGTTATGTGAAGATGGCCGGGGAGGACACCGGCGCGTTAATCGTTGAGAGCGCGGACGGCAAAAGCCCGTTCAAAAGCGGAGACAGAATAGTGTCGGTCGGTGGCAACCGATTAAAACCG containing:
- the dxr gene encoding 1-deoxy-D-xylulose-5-phosphate reductoisomerase, with translation MKAVSILGSTGSVGRQALEVIERFPDRFKVTSLSAGSNTKLLTEQMKKFSPSAVCVGTEEQAREVEAAAGGKTRVLSGREGLLEIARDESDTALCAIVGGAGLAPTLAAVRAGKRVALANKEAVVAAGGLIMDEAKRSGAEIAPVDSEHSAVFQSLRAGGAARRIVITASGGPFRNFSEERLRGVTPQDALRHPTWEMGDKITVDSATMMNKAFEIIEARWLFDVPPEKISVWIHPQSVVHSIVEFEDGSSVCQMSEPDMRVPIAYALSFPERLPLGSPAVTPERMGGLSFEEADTGKTAALALGFEALRAGGTAPAAMSAANEEAVRLFLENRIKFTDIVEVAAAVTRAHKPRPADGLEVVEEAARRAAEQARSVASELQQ